One window of the Eucalyptus grandis isolate ANBG69807.140 chromosome 6, ASM1654582v1, whole genome shotgun sequence genome contains the following:
- the LOC104449497 gene encoding ran-binding protein M homolog translates to MNNSSGSNHDCISNSNSTSSRVNSNSAGRCAADRRDLGSHFLALARLGSARPPGPADEGEESPTELNTINSSGGFLVVSTDKLSVKYTNVSLHGHDVGVVQANRPAPVRRLAYYFEIEVKHAGAKGQIGIGFTSENFKMRRQPGWEPNSCGYHGDDGYLYHGHGKGEAFGPTYTARDKVGAGINYATQEFFFTKNKAIVGTVYKDVKGPLFPTISVHSQNEEIAVNFGQEPFAFDIKAYEAQERLRQQATIEKISLPPNISYGIVRSYLLHYGYEDTLRSFDMASKSTIPPISLDQENGFEEQEILYALNQRKILRQLIRNGEIDAAFSKLRDCYPQVVQDEKSATCFLLHCQKFIELVRVGALEEAIKYGRVELSRFFEMADFEDLVQDCVSLLAFEHPKESFAGYLLEESQREVVADTVNAMILATNPNAKEFQGCLHSYLERLLRQLSACCLERRSLNGDQGEAFHLHRVLNNSNATR, encoded by the exons ATGAACAACAGCAGCGGCAGCAACCACGATTGCAtcagcaacagcaacagcacGAGCTCCCGCGTCAACAGCAACAGCGCCGGCCGTTGCGCCGCCGATCGCCGCGATCTCGGCTCGCACTTCTTGGCGCTGGCACGGCTCGGCTCTGCCCGGCCCCCCGGCCCGGCGGACGAGGGAGAGGAGTCCCCGACGGAGCTCAACACCATCAACAGCTCCGGCGGCTTCCTCGTGGTGTCGACCGACAAGCTGTCCGTGAAGTACACGAACGTGAGCCTCCACGGCCACGACGTCGGCGTCGTGCAGGCCAACAGGCCTGCCCCGGTGCGGCGGCTCGCCTACTATTTCGAGATTGAAGTGAAGCACGCGGGGGCTAAGGGTCAGATTGGGATTGGCTTCACCAGCGAGAATTTCAAGATGCGGAGGCAGCCTGG GTGGGAACCCAACAGTTGTGGTTATCATGGTGATGATGGGTATCTTTATCATGGACATGGAAAGGGAGAAGCTTTTGGACCAACTTATACTGCTCGTGACAAAGTTGGTGCAGGCATCAACTATGCTACACAGGAGTTCTTTTTCAC aaaAAACAAGGCAATAGTTGGAACGGTCTACAAGGACGTGAAAGGTCCCTTATTCCCCACCATTTCTGTTCATAGCCAAAATGAAGA GATTGCTGTTAATTTTGGTCAAGAACCATTTGCCTTCGATATCAAG GCATATGAAGCTCAAGAAAGACTGAGGCAACAAGCAACGATAGAAAAAATATCCTTGCCACCGAACATCAGCTATGG GATTGTTCGTTCATACTTGCTACATTATGGGTACGAAGATACACTACGTTCATTCGACATGGCTAGTAAAAGCACTATTCCTCCAATTTCTTTAGATCAAGAAAACGGCTTTGAAGAACAGGAGATTCTCTATGCCTTGAACCAGAGGAAGATTCTACGTCAG CTGATTCGAAATGGGGAAATTGATGCAGCATTCAGTAAACTCCGTGACTGTTATCCACAAGTTGTTCAG GATGAAAAATCAGCTACTTGCTTTCTCCTCCATTGCCAAAAGTTCATTGAACTAGTTCGG GTTGGGGCACTGGAGGAGGCTATCAAATATGGAAGAGTTGAGTTATCAAGGTTTTTTGAGATGGCTGACTTTGAGGATCTAGTACAG GATTGTGTATCTTTATTGGCATTTGAACATCCAAAGGAGTCGTTTGCTGGGTATCTACTTGAGGAGTCACAGCGTGAGGTGGTAGCCGACACGGTTAATGCAATGATCTTGGCAACAAATCCCAACGCAAAAGAATTTCAGGGTTGCCTGCACTCCTACCTGGAGAGGTTGCTGAGGCAGCTGAGTGCTTGTTGCTTGGAGAGAAGGTCGTTGAATGGAGATCAGGGGGAAGCTTTCCATCTGCACAGAGTACTAAACAACAGCAATGCAACACGCTAA